TAAAGACATGGCTTTCCCCAATTCGATGTGCAGATATTTATTCATGATCTTAGCCACAATATCAAGTCCACCGGAAGAAGCATTCATATTAAAGAGAATACTGAGTCCTACACTGACTACCAGAACATAACAGAGGACATCCAGTTCCTGGGTTTTTGTCAGGGAACCGATATTCGGGAAAATCCGTTCAAAAATACCGATAAATACCGGCAGTAAGATACTGGTATACACGGTTTTCGTACCAAATTCCCGTCCACATGTTATGAATCCGATGATCAAAAGAACAACATTCAGGACCATCGTGATCACTGAAAGCGGTAAAGGTATAAAATTCGTAAGAATAATTCCAAGACCGGAAATACTGCTGACCGATGCATGGCTCGGCACCAGAAAGAAATAAACCGCTGCAGCGATAATTGCCACTGCAGCGGTAAGTGTAAATAGTTCCCATACAACTTCTTTGCAATTGATTTGTTTTTTCATTCCCAAACCTACCCTATCATGACATTTTTATAGAACTGCTATTTTACTTCTCTGCTCGGAAGGACTTGCAGTGCTATATATACAAGTATAGCGTATGCACAAAAAAATTGATAGTATTTTTTAATTTATGTAAATTTTATTGAATCCTGTTGTTACTGTTCACTCCCGTGTCAATCACTACGCTGATTGGCACGGAGGATGCACGTTTTATCTTGAACGGCATCTCGCCCATCGCCAAAGGCGATTTAAAATGGCGAGATGCGTTGCTGGTCACAGGTACTGTGGACAGTAACATCCTGTCTTTTGAATCTTATTCAGCAATTGCATTCCCGGTGTACAACTGATAATATTTTCCCTTTTCTGAAATCAGTTGGTCATGGGTACCTCTTTCAATAATGCGTCCCTGTTCCAGAACCATGATACAGTCGGAATTCCGAACCGTAGACAGACGGTGTGCGATCACAAACGTAGTACGT
The sequence above is drawn from the Coprococcus comes ATCC 27758 genome and encodes:
- a CDS encoding YitT family protein, which encodes MKKQINCKEVVWELFTLTAAVAIIAAAVYFFLVPSHASVSSISGLGIILTNFIPLPLSVITMVLNVVLLIIGFITCGREFGTKTVYTSILLPVFIGIFERIFPNIGSLTKTQELDVLCYVLVVSVGLSILFNMNASSGGLDIVAKIMNKYLHIELGKAMSLAGMCVALSAALVYDKKTVVLSVLGTYFNGMVVDHFIFGQNLKRRVCIITKYEEELRNFILHELHSGATIYDAIGAYNLDKRHEIITIVDKNEYQKLMNYINNLDPKAFVTVYTVADMRYQLKVLENEERS